The region GACTTGAGCGCTCCACTCCTCACCTAAGGAAAAATGCGTGAGGTCGCCACCTCATTGGACTACATTCacactactatatatatatatatatatatatatatatatatatatatatatatatatatatatatatatatatatatatatatatatatatatatatatatatatatatatatatatatatatatatatatatatatatatatatatatatatatatatatatatatatatatatatatatatatatatatatatatatatatatatatatatatatatatatatatatatagagagagagagagagagagagagagagagagagagagagagagagagagagagagagagagagagagagagagagagagagagagagagacttgagttTCCGAGGCTGCAGGGCAGGGGAGTGGCAGCGGGGTAAGGTATGGAAGGAATCCTGTAATTAGAAGTTGTAATGTAGTCTTGAAAGCAAGTAATTCAGTAATTAATATTAGTGATGGAGGAATAATGATAGGATGTTTACATTTAGTATTTTGATATTTAGTTAAGTAATAGTTATGGAAACCTTAAATGAATTGAAATTGATGTTTCAAATTACGGAGGTCAGAAAAGAATTAATACGTACATTCTTTATAAGAACTTTTGCTGATGTAAATCACAATAAATGTTTGATAAAGAGGCTTGAGTAACAAACAGAGGTacaaagaagattaaaagccttgaaaacgtggtagtggtgcagagcGATGCCGTGAAATGCATGAAATACAAATGAGGAAAGATACAAGCAGAGATGGAGCTTGACTGTTTGACTTGACTTATATCTATAACATTTTCAAGATTGTGTACGTATTGTAGTGCTTGTAGTGCAGGATCGTAGGAGTTCACGATAGCTGTAACTTGAGTGTTTTGTTAATGAGACACGAAAGAAATGGACACAAAGGACACGGAGAGGGCCAGCAGCAGGCTTGCAATATCCTCTTCATCGCTCTTCCTGGGACCCTTTCAACACATCAGTAACTGCCTACACTGCCTACTCCTCTATCAGAATGAGTAGATTTTCTACATCGAGTATATGCTAATGGTTTAAAACTGGTTCcaaaaatgaagaaggtaaTGAATTGTTGAATGTACCATTATCAGGAACTACACAATTGCCTCATGCAACAATGCAGCAGTTACAAGCAGCCTTACTCTGAATAAAAGTTTGCAGCATATCAGCAATATCTTCAATTTTATCTTAGCATCTGTTGATGAGTCCCATCTAATAGTAcggatgaggagagaaattcAGTAATTAGTAGGTATTTACAACACTTAGCAGTACACAGAGAGACGAGGCTGCTCACGaccatggtgataatgatgccgctgacaccaaacaaacaataagagaTGCCGTACACTGATTTCTCTTCCACTCTGCCAAAACACAATACTTGCCACCATTATCTTCTTAAAGTCTTCACACACAACAGTACATAATAAATACTTACAATATGTTTCGGAATCAATCATAACAATAGTTACAGAATGAACAAATGTTAAATGCAGCTCTCGATACCGTAAGCCGTAAGGTGACAAAGTTGAACCGTCACGATCGATTCGGTATATCAAtagagatcaccttgactctgtgctcagcgtgttggttgtatgcatactcaattccaacatgtctccactcaacacaaccttcttgattcaatagagatcaccttgactctgtgctcagcgtgttggttgtatgcatactcaattccaacatgtctccactcaacacaaccttcgtgattcaatagaggtttgaaaatgtggtgtccagaTATAGAGATgctggagttggtgagggaaaaagagcacatctgggaccctgaAAAGTGAATTATACGTCAAAAAAAGCTCACGCAAATCGACGTTCAATGAGATAACTGGCACTCTCCAGGAACTGTTTTCTATGCagagtgttgttggaggtgaggattgaatacttgtgatgatttcatttgatcgcaatcgtcatcgccggaggaagacatcttgttcaatagctgtttgtttacattcagttCCCGCCAACCAGCCAATACTTCTCAGTCGTTATGTTCCAACTaaaagggctcagtcgatagatttagcgacTTACAATTTTAGTCGCATATTGACCCGCCTTTATACTTCATTCAAGAGCGAGGTATCCTGACgtttgtccctatcctttggtTAATTATATTGCTTCTATAAGGAGACGGGCAACTGAGTGGGGCTTTTTCTCTAGATTTTGCTGCCCTtaaccagtcctcctctcttatgtatatatatatatatatatatatatatatatatatatatatatatatatatatatatatatatatatatatatatatatatatatatatatatatatatatatatatatatatatatatatatatatatatatatatatatatatatatatatatatatatatatatatatatatatatatatatatatatatatatatatatatatatatataaagtggaagcttcacatctcatcttgagctattacagcttctatgaagttccaTACACGGAGAATGCTTCACATGTAAAGGGCATTTCATTCTCACCGTTCTCtctagaccagtggttcccaacctttttcAGCTTGTTACCCAATTTAGCATGCCACATTAAGCATGTTACCCCTTTCACAAAATGTTGtcaacatttatatatatggctAAACTAAAACACTAGagataatttcttttatttattgtattagtacattttgcatctctaatgactTACCAAAGATGTCAAGAGCATCAGTGAGATGGTTGGAGTTGCATATTTGAAGCTAGTTGAGGAATTCTTGGCTTCGTGGTTGAAAGTGTCAGCCTGGCATCGTTTGCAACATTCAAGCGagtcctcttttttgttttcatccccAGCACAGTTGAGAACCCCTTCTCGCACAGATACGTTGTTGAAAATGATACCAACAACTTCAAGGCTCTCTTGGACAGAGTTGGCGAGTCGGCTAGTCGTGAAATCCAAAAGGAATCTGTATTTTGGTTTTGGAATTCGATTTTCAAGGCTTCATTGGCTCGCATTGTGATCCACTCCTCCTTTGCAGGGAAATCATCATCATGAATGGCCTCATCAGGTAcagagaagggatgaatgatccACTGAAGACTGGCTGTTTCTTGGTCACTCTCTGGAAAGTAGTGAAGCATGCTTGTTTCAAGCCCCTTCAAATGGTCGCTCATCTCTTTGTTGATGGTCTGTAGAAGAGATCCAGTATCATGACTATTCTCCTCAATAAACTGGTCTAGGGTGGGGAACTGGGCGATCACTCCTTTCTCCAAGCGCCGAATCCAGAGTCTCAGTTTCGCCAGAAATGCAGCCACAGTGTGATGGGCATCAATGACAGTCGTGTTTCGGCCCTGGAGTTGCAGATTACCACTGTTCAGCTCCGCAAATATGTCAGCCAAGTAACAAAGTCGAGCAAGCCACTCCTTATCAGTGAACTTGGTAGCAGAAGGAGATCCTTTTTGTTCCAGAAATTCCTGAATAGCCTTTCGGAGCTCAATGACACGATGTACAACCTTGCCTCGTGACAACCAGCGAACATCGGTGTGGTAAAGCAGAACTTGATACTGTTCTCCCATTTCCTTGCACAGCTCCTTGAATATGCGCGAATTCACATCCCTGGACTTGATGAAGTTGACGATTTTCAACACATCTTCAAACACTAACTTCAGATTACCAGGCAGGCTTTTCGATCCAAGAGAGTACCGATGAATGATGCAATGATCTACAGAAATTTCTGGATTGACAGCTTGTATGAGGCCCCGTAATCCACGATGACCACCCATCATCGCCGGTGCTCAATCGACGGAGACctggattaaaaagaaaaattattatagaTTGCGTCAGTTAGTCATTGTTACTTATCTTTTGCGTTATAATTATATGGTATTAATTTAATTATTTTGGTACTTTAGTTTTTCAGTACGACGCACGATGTTTTTTGTGTTAATCATGCATATGACTGTATATAACTATATGCCATGTAATTCATTGTATTTATACTAATTTGGACCTTATATAAACATCGCTCCCTACCTGTTGAACGCTGTTCCAATCCAATCCATTCTTGGTAAAGAAACTGTTGATGATATTGAAGACATCTTCTCCCTTTGTGGTTGTCAGCAGATTCTCGCACAATAGGAACTCTTCTTTGATCCTGTCCTGGTGGACGTAACGGACGAACccaaggagaacagcacaactGGCTATGTCACACGATTCATCAAATTGCAAGGAGAATTTGCTATATGAGCTTTCTTTGATCTCTGTTATAACTTGGGACAAGATATCTGATGCCATGTCATCGATTCGTCTGTGGATGGTGTTGTTTGATAAAGATATGACACTCAGTTTCTTCGCTTGCTCCTCCCCACATACCTTGCTTACCATCTCGTATGCACAAGGCATAATCAGATTCTCTGCAATGGTGTGGCATTTCTGTTGTTCGGCAACTTTATATGCAACAAAGTAGGATGCTTCGACTGCAGCTTGAAGCTTTTGGGCTTGAATTCCAGATGAACCGAACTGGATATTCTTCAGTGCTACAGCCTGGCGCTGAAAATAAGCCTGATCCTTATTTTGAAGATTTGGATGGCACTTCTGGAGGTGAGTTGAGAGTTTTGATGGCTTCAGGCTTTCATTTGTCAACACTTTGTGACATATCACACATTGTGGCCGATCCTCTCCACCGGATGGTAAATTCACAAAGCCATGGCGAAGAAAGGCGTCAGAGTAAGTTCGCTTTTTGGACATTTTATTGTTCTTAAAATACTAAGACTAAGTTAACATTAATCCTAATACCAATGCTTACTTGATTTTCAGAATTCTTAAAATTTTTCTGTCACCCCTCCATTACCCCCGAAAAATTGCTAAATTACCCCCAGGGGGTAATTTACCCCCAGGTTGGGAACCAATGCTCTAGACATAAAGAATCAAAAGCATTTTGTCTTACAGTCTTATTACCtcttctcctctgactgtcttcgtcctccttctaaaCGTCTCAGAGTTGCATCTTTTGTTACATTCTGCTGTTATTTTCACGAGCACGGGACCGCCTGATTGAGAATTGACCACGCTAACTATTGCGccaaggtgcgtgtgtgtgtgtgtgtgtgtgtgtgtgtgtgtgtgtgcattcattgtatatatttacGGTCGCCTGGTGGTCATCTAGCCTTCCCTATTACGGTAAGAGCTCAgaacttatagaccgatcttcggtctataagctctgagaccacaccacactccgcaCACCGGGGAAGTGAGGCcataatccctcgagttacatcccgtacctatacttgctactaggtgaacagaggctatacattaagaggctcgcccatttgctcCACTGCGCCCGGAGCTTGTACCCGCGCCTTCTCATTTGTAAGCAGGGtgtgctaaccgctacactacgtgtgtgtgtgtgtgtgtgtgtgtgtgtgtgtgtgtgtgtgtgtgtgtgtgtgtgtgtttcactgtttgatctgctgcagtctgacgagacagccagacgttaccctacggaacgagctcagagctcattatttccgatctttggataggcctgagaccaggcacacaccacacaccgggacaacaaggttacaactcctcgatttacatcccgtacctactcactgctaggtgaacaggggctacacgtcaaaggagacacacccaaatatctccacacggccggggaatcgaaccccggtcctctggcttgtgaagccagcgctctaaccactgagctaccgggcgtgtgtgtgtgtgtgtgtgtgtgtgtgtgtgtgtgtgtgtgtgtgtgtgttcacctcggtcgccttttggtcatccagccagtcttccccatcacgcagcgagctcagagctcatacaccgatcttcgggtagaactgagaccacatcacacacaacacacaccgggaaagcgaggccacaacccctcgagttacatcccgcacctatttactgctaggtgaacacaccacacattaacacacaacacactccacacaccgggaaagcgaggccacaacccctcaagttacatcccgtacctatttactgctaggtgaacacaccccacactttaagaggcttgctcatttgcctcgccgcttcccgggactcgaacccggccctctcgattgtgagtcgaacctgctaaccactacactacacgtgtgtgtgtgtgtgtgtgtgtgtgtgtgtgtgtgtgtgtgtgtgtgtgtgtgtgtagcgcgggaattaatgtttttttatataatctccttctttgatgtctttttcttatcacttttatttttcttattctttccttatttatcatttattatttttgaggGAGTATTGAATGCCTTTTGTACCCGCTCCATTTTTATGTCCgtttttttaattattgttttattgttttattcttttcttattttattttgtgttctctccatttttacatcatttcttgtattttcttcaattttccagTAGTTGGCGCGGGATTCAATGCTTTTCATATCATCATCCATTTTtatatctgtttttttcttactcattttattcttttattgtttccttacttcattttgtctttatttcaattttttatcattattttttttcgcgcGGAAATTAATGCTTTTcatgtctgtatttttttttatcgtttattatctcatactatttttattctttttatcattttcttattttatttgatctttcttttaaattttaatcATACATGAATGAGTATGAATAAGTGAGCTTTGTGTACaataagactattttattgacattagcaagggtctgatgagggcagaagatttatggccacagtcttcactattttaatcccccacatgagtttgtgaagctgtacaaaatcaccaaatagtcaccacaaggaatagggaaacgcgtcatgctactgaagggattaatggccacagtcttcactattttaatcccccacatgagtttgtgaagctgtacaaaagcaccaaatagtcaccagaatgaatagggaaacgcgtcatgctactgaagggattaatggccacagtcttcactattttaatcccccacatgagtttgtgaagctgtacaaaatcaccaaatagtcaccacaaggaatagggaaacgcgtcatgctactgaagggattaatggccacagtcttcactttctaatctcccacatgagattgtgaagctgtacaaaatcaccaaatagtcaccacaaggaatagggagactCATGGCATTTTTTAGACATTTTGGCATAAATTTAGGGCATTAAAAGACAGTTTGGCaagttttttagggcattttaagacagtttgatatattattaaggcattttaagacagcttggcacTCTTTTAGCGCAttgaaagacagtttgacacgtttttaggacattttaaggaAGTTTGGCATATATTTAGGGCATTGTAAGACAGTTAGGCACGTTttttaaggcttttttttttttttttttataccatgtgggcttttcacgggaatttatgggctaaaggggatactttttagggtacctcctatcttaaagcccacccgctaggaaaccgttgccccgagtgaggaagcccaacctacactcagaccgtggacaggattcgaacctgtgcgcttggagacctctaggatcccaaagcacgcatggttccactgtaccatttcaagacagtttgatatCTTTTTTGGGCATTTTCAGACAGGATggctacgataagaccattttattgacaatatgaagggcagaagaataatggccacagtcttcactattttaatcccccacatgagtttgtgaagctgtagaaaatcaccaaatggtcaccagaatgaacagggaaacgcgtcatgctactgaagggttcatggccacagtctttactattttaatccccacatgagtttgtgaagctgtagaatatTAGTGGTGAATAATTGGGGAGCTTTTAAGATTAGACAGATTTATAGATGGAGTGATGGGTGGGTATGTctgtacagggactgccacgtgtgggcctgatggcttcctgcactaacacttattttctgatgttcttatgttgatagggtgtggtgtggatttCAGGATGTGGTTTTGAAAGATGTAACTGATAACAAGACAAGAACAACCACTAATACTAATAGTGAAATAACTTTAGCGTCTCCTTCCGAGGGTTTGGTCAAATTAAGATTCTTTCAGCTCATTCACTGCGTTGTTAATTCCTTTATTGTTTAGATAactacttgaaggaaaaaacCCTCATAGTCATCACTACTGTCTGAACATTTGTATGGGTGAAGGTTGATTCCATAATACCAATCtcattctgtttctttgtctttaaaaTCGCTTAAGTCAAATCATGGAAGCTgccagaagccatcaggcctacacgtttcagtcaggcagtcagttctTGTACGAAACACTTGAACTAATTCTCTCTTATTATCCTCATCCATCAATGTATCTATAAAATCCATTTAAAAACACCACTTCTTCCGTGTAGCAGAGTGAGCTTGCCGCTTGGTGCGCCAGACATGATCTTTGAACGCTGCTCTTCAAGGCTCCGTAAAGACTCGCCGCCATCAACCTCACCACTGAGACTATTCATTCATCTCacaattctctcttctctctttttctttcacatcaagGTTGACTCTATTATTTATTGCTCCTATATTGATTACTGaccgactgtgtgtgtgtgtgtgtgtgtgtgtgtgtgtgtgtgtgtgtgtgtaaggcaagGCTCCCCTGCttcatgtttgttattcattattggtCTGATTAAGAATAGCTGTGATGTAGATGTATGGCTTGCACTTGTATGGCTGCACATCTTAGTTTTGATGGATGATACAGTCCTGTTGTCAACATCAAGACAAGGATGCAGAGAAAGTTAATGCTTCTAAATGATTAtggatttttcctttcttgtgttcctttctttctttttttttttttttgagtttgcAATGAGCTGGTAAACTCATACAACTTAATGAAAAGATATAGTAATATATAGATAGTCGTGTAATAAGCGCATACACATCTCcgcagtggaaaaaaatatcatgaaaacaaagaaactaagacgataaaggaaaaaacaaagatacacagagagagagagagagagagagagagagagagagtgagcgagcATCAAGGAAAACAGTGCAGCTCTCGGCCAGCCTAAGCCATTTTCGCTCCATATTCCCTGGCGTTACGtgaccataaaacacacacacacacacacacacacacacacacacacacacacacacacacacacacacacacacacacacacacacacacacacacacacacacacacacacacacacacacacacacacacacacacacaaggtggtAAATGGAACTTGTGGTCATGAAATATATCGAAATTTTGGGTCACCacagtaaacacacaaaaaaaaaaaaaatgacaagcgaACGACTGAGTGGAGTATGGGAAGGACAATGAACTCCAACGTTTGACTGTTAATGAGAATGTGACTCTTGTTTTCCAAGGTGATCTTAATGAGCGAGAATAAAACTGAAGGCATGGAAAATTTAGGACTCTTCCATAACACCTTGCTTTCAGTGTTACCTGTCGAAAAGTTACTCTTAACTTTCACTACAATGTTTCattaggggagagaaaagtaaaggcatTGAAAAACTTGCACTACCTTATAACACTCTTTACTGCCAATGTTCCCTTTCGAAATTTACCTCTTAACTTCAACCAAATTGTTTGATTAAGATTGGCATTAAAGcgacaaacagagaaaaaaatcttgaatcACCCCATAACCCCTTATTCTTGAGAGTGATGTCTTTAGAAATATGACGCAAACTTACAACACTACCCTTTATATACATGTATACCGAGAAGCGAAAACatcgagacagagaccaactgaAATGTCTAACGATTAATTGGTTGACGTCATGGCACTGGAGCAACTGGTGTCATACAGCGCCctggaaaatattaaaagacgaaatgaacggaaaaaataacagaggatGAAGAGTATGCCCCAAAAAACCTGTGTCATTATTTGCCACTGTATGCACATAAGCATATTATGTCTGCATTATAATTCCTTTACTGCCCAAAAAGCTTGTAGCTTTAAATGGTCTCCCTGTACTTATATATTCTCACTTATAaatgattgtatttattcaagggataataaaatgtctaaatgtttaaatgtttaaatatataatttttctcttcttcaattcccgacgtcggatattcttgggttgccattgatcgctgcctgttttaatacgcgactcggtatacagccagccagctcgcaagagacacacattctaaaattcatatcataataaatcttgaggtattgagtctttgtactgcaaaacattaattccaagtgtttatcctaacattatccatatgatctggcaatacacactctacaaaactgttattataagcttaatactcactgtcgcggtttcaatgctctcACATTTTTCACTAGTCTCAACTTCATATTtggtttgaaatattttttcatatagttcaacagagaacactgtttctcctctaaatattacaaaggaatacattctgtaataatcttggtagagcaacatttttgcggccgaaggcatatcaaaccaaaaagactaactgaactcgggaacaccgagtcctctcaaaacaccaaaacaaccccgcggcccgcggttgtttggaaactcgtgtggagtagggtgaccagacgtccccgatttcagtgacctgtccccgactactgctgtccccggttttctgtaactgaaagatcacttgatgcgttaaaaaactactccttttgattttttttttttttttttttttttttacattacaagggcactggccaagggcaaacaaagtgttggaaaaaaaaaaatcccgctggttgccaggccctgttaagaagaaagtagaaagagaaaaaacaaaaaaaatctaaaaggagggtccagttaacgtaagaggtgtcttgacactcctctttgaaagagtttaagtcataggcaggtggaaatacagacacaggtagagagttccagagtttaccagtgtagggaatgaaggagtgaagatactggttaactcttgcattaggaagatggacagaatagggatgagaagaagtagagagtcttgtgcagcgaggccgcaggaggggaaggcatgcagttagcaagttcagaagagcagacagcatgaaaacagcggtagaagacagataaagatgcaacattgcggcggtgacttaaagaatcaagacagtcagttagaggagaagagttgataagacgaaaagctttagattccaccttgtttagtaaagctgtgtgtggatcccccagacatgagagccatactccatacacgggcggataaggcccttgtacagagcaagcagctgggaggagagaaaatggacgaagacgccataggacacctaacttcttggaagctgatttagcaagagtagagatgtgaaatttccagtttagatttttagtgaaggatagaccgagtgtgtttaatgtagaggagagggaagttgagtgttattgaagaagagaggatagttgtctggaaggttatgtcgagtagatagttgtagaaattgagttttgaggcattgaacaaaaccaggtttctctgccccaatcagaaacaagtgaaagatcagaagttaggcgtcccatagcatctcgccttgagtcatttaattgttgttgggttgggcgtctgttgaacgctgttgaataatgcagggtggtatcatcagcataggagtggatagggcattgagtcagatttaggagatcattgatgaataatagaaagagagtgggtgataggacagaaccctgtggaacaccactgttgatagttttaggaagaacagtgaccgtctactacagcagcaatagaacgatcggaaaggaaactggagatgaaggtacagagagaaggatagaatccgtaggagggtagtttagaaattaaagatttgtgccagactctatcgaaggctttcgatatgtcaaggccgacagcaaaggtttcaccgaagtccctaaaagaggatgaccaagattcagttaggaaagtaagaagatcaccagtagatctgcctttacggaaaccatactggcaatcagagagaaggttgtgagctgatagatgcctcattatcttcctattaaggatagactcaaaggctttagaaaggcaggaaatcaaagctatagggcggtagttagaaggattggagtggtcacctttttagggacaggttgaatgtgagcaaacttccagcaagaaggataaatagaagtagagagacacagatgaaagagtttgaccaggcagtgagcgagttcggaagcacagttttgagaacaacaggagggactccatccggaccgtaagccttccgagaatcaaggccagagagggccaggaaaacgtctttataaagaattttaattttagggatgaagtagtcagagggtggaggagtaggaggaatatgcccagaatcatccaaagttgagttggtagcaaaggtttgagcgaagagttcagctttagaaaagaagagacagctgtagagccatctggatgaagtaaaggaggaaagacgaagaagtaaagttgttagagatattattggctagatgccagaaatctcgagaggagttagaattggaaagactttgacattttctattgatgaaagagttttagtaagttggagaatagatttggcatgattacgggcagaaatatatagggcatgagtttcagcagttggatggctacggaaccgtttgtgagccgcctctctatcattgacagcacgagaacaagcagagttaaaccaaggctttttagctttagggttagagaaagtatgaggaatgtatagctccatgccagagataatcacctctgttatgcgctcggcacaaagagaaggatctctgacatgaaaacaataatcatcccaaggaaatcagaatagtactgccttagttcct is a window of Portunus trituberculatus isolate SZX2019 unplaced genomic scaffold, ASM1759143v1 PGA_scaffold_338__1_contigs__length_14669, whole genome shotgun sequence DNA encoding:
- the LOC123500499 gene encoding protein FAM200A-like, with product MMGGHRGLRGLIQAVNPEISVDHCIIHRYSLGSKSLPGNLKLVFEDVLKIVNFIKSRDVNSRIFKELCKEMGEQYQVLLYHTDVRWLSRGKVVHRVIELRKAIQEFLEQKGSPSATKFTDKEWLARLCYLADIFAELNSGNLQLQGRNTTVIDAHHTVAAFLAKLRLWIRRLEKGVIAQFPTLDQFIEENSHDTGSLLQTINKEMSDHLKGLETSMLHYFPESDQETASLQWIIHPFSVPDEAIHDDDFPAKEEWITMRANEALKIEFQNQNTDSFWISRLADSPTLSKRALKLLVSFSTTYLCEKGFSTVLGMKTKKRTRLNVANDARLTLSTTKPRIPQLASNMQLQPSH
- the LOC123500498 gene encoding zinc finger BED domain-containing protein 5-like, whose amino-acid sequence is MSKKRTYSDAFLRHGFVNLPSGGEDRPQCVICHKVLTNESLKPSKLSTHLQKCHPNLQNKDQAYFQRQAVALKNIQFGSSGIQAQKLQAAVEASYFVAYKVAEQQKCHTIAENLIMPCAYEMVSKVCGEEQAKKLSVISLSNNTIHRRIDDMASDILSQVITEIKESSYSKFSLQFDESCDIASCAVLLGFVRYVHQDRIKEEFLLCENLLTTTKGEDVFNIINSFFTKNGLDWNSVQQVSVD